In Meles meles chromosome 14, mMelMel3.1 paternal haplotype, whole genome shotgun sequence, a single window of DNA contains:
- the SLITRK1 gene encoding SLIT and NTRK-like protein 1 isoform X1 has protein sequence MLLWILLLETSLCFAAGNVTGDVCKEKICSCNEIEGDLHVDCEKKGFTSLQRFTAPTSQFYHLFLHGNSLTRLFPNEFANFYNAVSLHMENNGLHEIVPGAFLGLQLVKRLHINNNKIKSFRKQTFLGLDDLEYLQADFNLLRDIDPGAFQDLNKLEVLILNDNLISTLPANVFQYVPITHLDLRGNRLKTLPYEEVLEQIPGIAEILLEDNPWDCTCDLLSLKEWLENIPKNALIGRVVCEAPTRLQGKDLNETTEQDLCPLKNRVDSSLPAPPAQEETFAPGPLPTPFKTNGQEDHATPGSAPNGGTKIPGNWQIKIRPTAAIATGSARNKPPANGLPCPGGCSCDHIPGSGLKMNCNNRNVSSLADLKPKLSNVQELFLRDNKIHSIRKSHFVDYKNLILLDLGNNNIATVENNTFKNLLDLRWLYMDSNYLDTLSREKFAGLQNLEYLNVEYNAIQLILPGTFNAMPKLRILILNNNLLRSLPVDVFAGVSLSKLSLHNNYFMYLPVAGVLDQLTSIIQIDLHGNPWECSCTIVPFKQWAERLGSEVLMSDLKCETPVNFFRKDFMLLSNDEICPQLYARISPTLTSHSKNSTGLAETGTHSNSYLDTSRVSISVLVPGLLLVFVTSAFTVVGMLVFILRNRKRSKRRDANSSASEINSLQTVCDSSYWHNGPYNADGAHRVYDCGSHSLSD, from the coding sequence ATGCTGCTTTGGATTCTGTTGCTGGAGACGTCTCTTTGTTTTGCCGCTGGAAACGTTACAGGGGACGTTTGTAAAGAGAAGATCTGTTCCTGCAATGAGATAGAAGGGGACCTACACGTAGACTGTGAAAAAAAGGGCTTTACAAGTCTGCAGCGTTTCACCGCCCCGACTTCCCAGTTTTACCATCTATTTCTGCATGGTAATTCCCTCACTCGACTTTTCCCTAATGAGTTTGCTAACTTTTATAATGCGGTTAGTTTGCACATGGAAAACAATGGCTTGCATGAAATCGTTCCTGGGGCTTTTCTGGGGCTGCAGCTGGTGAAAAGGCTGcacatcaacaacaacaagatAAAGTCTTTTCGAAAGCAGACTTTTCTGGGGCTGGACGATCTGGAATACCTCCAGGCCGATTTTAATTTATTACGGGATATAGACCCTGGGGCCTTCCAGGACTTGAACAAGCTGGAGGTACTCATTTTAAATGACAATCTCATCAGCACCCTACCTGCCAACGTGTTCCAGTATGTGCCCATCACCCACCTCGACCTCCGGGGAAACAGACTGAAAACACTGCCGTATGAGGAAGTCTTGGAGCAAATCCCTGGCATTGCCGAGATTTTGCTAGAGGATAACCCGTGGGACTGCACCTGTGATCTCCTCTCCCTGAAAGAATGGCTGGAAAATATTCCCAAAAATGCTCTGATCGGCCGAGTTGTCTGTGAAGCCCCCACCAGACTACAGGGGAAAGACCTCAATGAAACCACAGAACAGGACTTGTGTCCTTTGAAAAACCGAGTGGATTCAAGTCTCCCAGCACCCCCTGCCCAAGAAGAGACCTTCGCTCCTGGCCCCCTGCCAACCCCTTTCAAGACAAATGGGCAAGAGGATCATGCCACCCCAGGGTCTGCTCCAAACGGAGGTACAAAGATCCCAGGCAACTGGCAGATCAAAATAAGACCCACTGCTGCGATAGCGACCGGCAGCGCCAGAAACAAACCCCCAGCCAATGGCTTGCCCTGCCCTGGGGGCTGCAGCTGCGACCACATCCCGGGGTCGGGTTTAAAGATGAACTGCAACAACCGGAACGTGAGCAGTTTGGCTGATTTGAAGCCCAAACTCTCCAACGTGCAGGAGCTTTTCCTTCGAGATAATAAGATCCATAGTATCCGAAAATCGCACTTTGTGGATTACAAGAATCTCATTCTGTTAGATCTGGGCAACAATAACATTGCTACTGTAGAGAACAACACTTTTAAGAACCTTTTGGACCTCAGGTGGCTGTATATGGATAGCAACTACCTGGACACGCTGTCCCGGGAGAAATTCGCTGGGCTGCAAAACCTTGAGTACCTGAACGTGGAGTACAATGCAATCCAGCTCATCCTTCCTGGCACTTTCAATGCCATGCCCAAACTGAGGATCCTCATTCTCAATAATAACTTACTGAGGTCCCTACCAGTGGACGTGTTCGCTGGGGTCTCGCTCTCTAAGCTCAGCCTGCACAACAATTACTTCATGTACCTTCCGGTGGCAGGGGTGCTGGACCAGTTAACCTCCATCATCCAGATCGACCTGCATGGAAACCCTTGGGAGTGCTCCTGCACCATTGTGCCTTTTAAGCAATGGGCAGAACGCCTGGGTTCCGAAGTGCTGATGAGCGACCTCAAGTGTGAGACGCCGGTGAACTTCTTTAGGAAGGATTTCATGCTCCTCTCCAATGACGAGATCTGCCCCCAGCTGTACGCGAGGATCTCGCCCACGTTAACTTCGCACAGTAAAAACAGCACTGGGTTGGCGGAGACCGGGACGCACTCCAACTCCTATCTAGACACCAGCAGGGTGTCCATCTCGGTGTTGGTCCCGGGACTGCTGCTGGTGTTTGTCACCTCCGCCTTCACTGTAGTGGGCATGCTCGTGTTTATCCTGAGGAATAGAAAACGATCTAAGAGAAGGGACGCCAACTCCTCGGCGTCCGAAATTAATTCCCTACAGACAGTCTGTGACTCTTCCTACTGGCACAATGGGCCTTACAACGCAGATGGGGCCCACAGAGTATATGACTGTGGCTCCCACTCGCTCTCAGACTAA
- the SLITRK1 gene encoding SLIT and NTRK-like protein 1 isoform X2: MENNGLHEIVPGAFLGLQLVKRLHINNNKIKSFRKQTFLGLDDLEYLQADFNLLRDIDPGAFQDLNKLEVLILNDNLISTLPANVFQYVPITHLDLRGNRLKTLPYEEVLEQIPGIAEILLEDNPWDCTCDLLSLKEWLENIPKNALIGRVVCEAPTRLQGKDLNETTEQDLCPLKNRVDSSLPAPPAQEETFAPGPLPTPFKTNGQEDHATPGSAPNGGTKIPGNWQIKIRPTAAIATGSARNKPPANGLPCPGGCSCDHIPGSGLKMNCNNRNVSSLADLKPKLSNVQELFLRDNKIHSIRKSHFVDYKNLILLDLGNNNIATVENNTFKNLLDLRWLYMDSNYLDTLSREKFAGLQNLEYLNVEYNAIQLILPGTFNAMPKLRILILNNNLLRSLPVDVFAGVSLSKLSLHNNYFMYLPVAGVLDQLTSIIQIDLHGNPWECSCTIVPFKQWAERLGSEVLMSDLKCETPVNFFRKDFMLLSNDEICPQLYARISPTLTSHSKNSTGLAETGTHSNSYLDTSRVSISVLVPGLLLVFVTSAFTVVGMLVFILRNRKRSKRRDANSSASEINSLQTVCDSSYWHNGPYNADGAHRVYDCGSHSLSD, from the coding sequence ATGGAAAACAATGGCTTGCATGAAATCGTTCCTGGGGCTTTTCTGGGGCTGCAGCTGGTGAAAAGGCTGcacatcaacaacaacaagatAAAGTCTTTTCGAAAGCAGACTTTTCTGGGGCTGGACGATCTGGAATACCTCCAGGCCGATTTTAATTTATTACGGGATATAGACCCTGGGGCCTTCCAGGACTTGAACAAGCTGGAGGTACTCATTTTAAATGACAATCTCATCAGCACCCTACCTGCCAACGTGTTCCAGTATGTGCCCATCACCCACCTCGACCTCCGGGGAAACAGACTGAAAACACTGCCGTATGAGGAAGTCTTGGAGCAAATCCCTGGCATTGCCGAGATTTTGCTAGAGGATAACCCGTGGGACTGCACCTGTGATCTCCTCTCCCTGAAAGAATGGCTGGAAAATATTCCCAAAAATGCTCTGATCGGCCGAGTTGTCTGTGAAGCCCCCACCAGACTACAGGGGAAAGACCTCAATGAAACCACAGAACAGGACTTGTGTCCTTTGAAAAACCGAGTGGATTCAAGTCTCCCAGCACCCCCTGCCCAAGAAGAGACCTTCGCTCCTGGCCCCCTGCCAACCCCTTTCAAGACAAATGGGCAAGAGGATCATGCCACCCCAGGGTCTGCTCCAAACGGAGGTACAAAGATCCCAGGCAACTGGCAGATCAAAATAAGACCCACTGCTGCGATAGCGACCGGCAGCGCCAGAAACAAACCCCCAGCCAATGGCTTGCCCTGCCCTGGGGGCTGCAGCTGCGACCACATCCCGGGGTCGGGTTTAAAGATGAACTGCAACAACCGGAACGTGAGCAGTTTGGCTGATTTGAAGCCCAAACTCTCCAACGTGCAGGAGCTTTTCCTTCGAGATAATAAGATCCATAGTATCCGAAAATCGCACTTTGTGGATTACAAGAATCTCATTCTGTTAGATCTGGGCAACAATAACATTGCTACTGTAGAGAACAACACTTTTAAGAACCTTTTGGACCTCAGGTGGCTGTATATGGATAGCAACTACCTGGACACGCTGTCCCGGGAGAAATTCGCTGGGCTGCAAAACCTTGAGTACCTGAACGTGGAGTACAATGCAATCCAGCTCATCCTTCCTGGCACTTTCAATGCCATGCCCAAACTGAGGATCCTCATTCTCAATAATAACTTACTGAGGTCCCTACCAGTGGACGTGTTCGCTGGGGTCTCGCTCTCTAAGCTCAGCCTGCACAACAATTACTTCATGTACCTTCCGGTGGCAGGGGTGCTGGACCAGTTAACCTCCATCATCCAGATCGACCTGCATGGAAACCCTTGGGAGTGCTCCTGCACCATTGTGCCTTTTAAGCAATGGGCAGAACGCCTGGGTTCCGAAGTGCTGATGAGCGACCTCAAGTGTGAGACGCCGGTGAACTTCTTTAGGAAGGATTTCATGCTCCTCTCCAATGACGAGATCTGCCCCCAGCTGTACGCGAGGATCTCGCCCACGTTAACTTCGCACAGTAAAAACAGCACTGGGTTGGCGGAGACCGGGACGCACTCCAACTCCTATCTAGACACCAGCAGGGTGTCCATCTCGGTGTTGGTCCCGGGACTGCTGCTGGTGTTTGTCACCTCCGCCTTCACTGTAGTGGGCATGCTCGTGTTTATCCTGAGGAATAGAAAACGATCTAAGAGAAGGGACGCCAACTCCTCGGCGTCCGAAATTAATTCCCTACAGACAGTCTGTGACTCTTCCTACTGGCACAATGGGCCTTACAACGCAGATGGGGCCCACAGAGTATATGACTGTGGCTCCCACTCGCTCTCAGACTAA